The genomic stretch GCATCATCATAAGGATCATTGTACTGTTGTCTTGCAGATGTGGGATCGTAGGTCGATTCGAGGATAACGGGCAGGCCGTAGCGGAATTTACTCAACCGCCAATTACGGATCAATTCAACAACAGTCTGAGGCAGATCAGATTGCAGCCATTGTCTGTTAAGCTCCCGAGTGGACGCACTGTAGGGGAGCTACCAAGCCTGGCATTGAAGCATCAAGACTCGAGAGTCGCGAATAAGGACACAAATACCATCTATATTTTGCGTTGTGCACTAAAGCCGCGTCAGTTATTGCACAAACTGACAGGGCGCGACAAGCCATGCTACAGAGGTAGAGAGAGCTTCAgagcttgagagagagagagagagagagaattgagaattgttcaagaacatGAATAGAGAGAATTCAGAAGCAGTTGCTGCACTAGCCAAGAAAAGGTACATCCCAACATTAGTTCCATACTGATGACAGTAGAACTACCAATTCACTTTCCATTCACTCTCTGCAGTGGAAACAATGAGCATAGAAAGCCATTACGAATTGTTCCCGCCTAAGTAGGTCATTGGACGCTGCCAGGTCAAATTTTAGAATGAACTTCAGGTAAATAAAAGCAGTTTCCCAACAAGCATAAAAACACTAATTCTGGAATTTCCTCCATGCGTGAAACACCAATATCTCATCTCCAGCAACAGATCAAGCTAACctgaaagaaacaaaaaaaaagtgttcCAACTAAGTAAACTAGCATAATTGCTTCTTCGATATAGCTATTTGGTGGCCACCTGCCATAGGAAATGCTATAGTACTGCATCCATTGCTTATGTTGGACAATTCCCAATATAATTAGCTCTATTGCAAATTATTAGCACCAGCTAACCATCTTCGCACTTGTGTGTAGATGTATGTGCAGTGTCTCTATTTGTAACATAGATTATTATTTACGGGTGCGGCGTGTCGCCGCGCCGTAAACTTCCTAGTACTATATTAAAACATATTTATGATGAATCAAAATATCAAATGGCATTGATTTGATACTCTAGATGTTAATGTTTTTTGGTACAAAATTAATCAAAGTTCACACGGTTTGACTTAGacgggtgtgtctatgtctaagttcactgagattttcttaagtctcagtcacctcagaaaagtgcaactgcagtttgaagaaaagtgcaactcggtccagttgcacatttctggcagaaaagtgcaattgcacttttttaacagaaaagtgcaactcaagcacttttttgtaagtgacttagagcatctccagccgcgtcccccaaagcgtctcccaaagggatttggggcgcgccgggccaaaaatgcgttccagccgcgtcccccaaagcccatttttgtccggcgcgcccccatacggtgtccggcgcccgagcccgtccccgtcccacgagggacgcaccgggcacgccggacacaacgaaagcgaggcgaaccgacgcgggcccgacgcgtcgccGGCTCGGAAGCTCAGCccccgcctacgtagcgacggtgcgattgtcgggaagcggaaccgtcgcattggcaaccgcgtcgacgacgcggcaaccgccggaatggagtcgggactccttggaagagcaaccgctggtcttttcgacttctgcgccgccgatcatccgcgctcaataagacccgtacgtcggcgctattggatcttcaccggccgcatccgacacctccaacgacgatgagctacatctccgagcttCCGCCCGACACCTCCAAcgagggaaagcctgctggatggcgccattggtgggagaaagctccgacgcccagcagcgacgacgattccctcccgccacttgacagcgcggaggaatggctgggcgtggaggaggacgcggaggaagaagggtcatcggaggaggcggcggtggccgtgcgaaggcggaggcggacgcgaaggccaataccgccaaggccaaggcgcggcccgcgagcaccggcgacaacgaggaggactccgacgcgtcggccgacaccgcctcttcggaagaggtgacgagcagggaagcgccaccgtgacgacgacgacgaggcggggccatcatcgaagaagaagtagtagtttaaaataatttgtatgtaatttaattatgttttttcgaagttttatatatattttgtttatgttgaaccgatttgaatattagtaaagagttttattctatctatttaaattctttttaatgtttgggagcagcgtttgggggacgcgactggggagcgacgtcccccaaaggcggcacgaacaaaacacgtcccccaaacgctcaatccggcgcggtttgggggacgcgactagagatggtcttagacttaagaaaatctcagactgagacatagcaaaaccgaaaaAATTATACTAGGCACTGTATTTTGGCATAGAGGGAGTGTGTCTATGTCGCCTCGTGGAATAAAGGTGGACTAACTCGCTAGTGTACACCTCGATTCCAGACTGCGTCACTGGTGACGCACTCAGGTACGTAAACATCAAGAACGAGACGCCGAGGTGTCTATCTCTTGCACAATAGTAGATAAGAGCTAGGAAGAAACAGATCGAGAACGAAAGAATGGCACGCGAAGGAGGCCTGAAGCTGCTCGGCTTGACGGTGAGCCCGTTCGTGCTCCGTGTGCGCATGGCGCTGCAGCTGAAAGGCCTCGGCTACGAGTACATCGAGCAGGACCTGTTCACCAAGGGCGAGCTCCTCCTCGTGTCCAACCCGGTGCACAAGAAGGTCCCGGTGCTCATCCATGACGGCAAGCCCGTCTGTGAGTCGCTGGCCATCGTGCACTACGTCGACGAGGTCTGGGCAGCCACGGGCCCCTCGATCCTCCCAGCCGACCCCTACGAGCGCGCCGATGCTCGCTTCTGGGCCGCCTACGCCGACAGCAAGGTGTTTTTCATATGTGTTTTGCCCCCCAACTTCTTTTCTTCTATGGTAGACTGGTAATTCAGTCTAACCCGGTGGCAAACTCGTGGTGTTCTATCTGCAGCTCTTGCCTGCTTGGGTAGGCATCATGTGGGCGCCgacggaggaggagagggcgGAGAAGGTCGAGGACACGCTCACCGCCATCGGCCACCTGGAGGAGGCGTTCGGCAAGTGCTCGAACGGGAAGGCTTTTTTCGCCGGCGACTCCGTCGGGTACCTCGACCTCGTGCTCGGCTCACAGTTGTTCTGGTTCGAGGCGCTGCAGAAGATGTTCGGCGTGGTGGTCATTGAAGAGGGCAAGGCTCCGCTCTTGGCCGCGTGGGTGAAGCGGTTTGGACAAACTGATACAGCGAAGGAGGTGGTGCCAGATGTTGACACAGCGGTGCAGTACCTGAAGAAGCTTCAGTCTCACCGACCAGGTTCTACAGTTGCCCAGTTGTTGTCGTGACAAAAGTTCTATGCCAAAGTGCGTAACCAGggctatcagcaagattgcaacCATTCAGTATTTCATCTAAAAAACAATCCTGTCTAAGCTAGTTAAATTCATGTATTTGTTCATTTGGGAGCACCAGCTATTAATTTGCTGAAGATGTAGGACACTGAACCCCCGTCGGTGATGATATATGACACTGAACTCCAGTCCTGAAGACATGGCAATATTTTTTGCTTCCATCACATTTCAGACCATTGCCTGGACTGCAACTCAATTTCATAGCGGTGATACTTAGGCGTAACCAGCATCCAGCAATGATGGCACTTGCGGGAGATTTTGGGCTCTAAGCGATCACAGACTCACAGTGACAGCGATGGCGAAGACACACGGAATAAAAACATTATCAGAATTCAGAAAGCCAAACTAGCTGAGATCACAAGGAGATTGGAGGGAGCCAGACAGGACCGCAGTTCAGATATGTGCAGGTCTATTCGTCATGGGTATAACCTCGTTACCTACACCTTGAGAGTGATCTTGGTTTAATTGTGCATGGTAATTAAAACATTTTGTTTTGTGTACCATGTACCACAACAACATGATCCATTTTGTTGCGCTCCTTCCAGATGTTCCACCAAGTGAGTTGAAGGAGTGCTGTCCAGTTCTTCTGATTGGGCTTCGGATGCATTCTTTGGGTGGTTATTGGTTAACAGCCAGGACTCGAGTGATTCAGTATCAGGAGTCGGTGCAAGCTGGGAGGGCAGCTGGGCGGAGGTTGGCAAGAACCTCTAACAATTGAAGAATGTTGCAGGGAATGGGGGTCTCAATACAACAGAAGGGACTGGAGACAATGACATTAACAACGATAAGGAAGCAATGCATAACTCTGAAGATATAGTCAGTTTACTTGATGATGATATGTTCATGATGAACCATCTAATTCTCAGTCAATGAGTTTTGGCACAAAACTGGGGAATTCAGTCCCAATGTCTCACAGGGTGTTATAACAAACTGTTTTGGAAGAGGAAAATTAACTTGGAGATGAACAGGACACAAAGAGAATCAATAAAAGTTCCATGAATCTCACAAGAGAAATAATCCGGaaaaaagggaaaggtacttctgAAAACATGCCTACTGTGCTTAATTCGTGTAATTCTACTTTGATGGACCTTGCAAATTTAGTTGGGGAAGATATTGGACCTTCTTTTGATATGATTGAGACAAACTTAGATTTAATTAGAGAGCAATAAAATGCCAGAGTTAATAGTCTtttagcaaaagaaaaaaaaaactactgcAGACCAATCCTGAACAGGAGATCTTAAAAACGAGGATTAAAGTATCTTCTTCAAAATTTGTTGCCTCTTACTAGAGAGCAACTAGAGGATGTGGACAATAGTAAGATGAAATATATTTCAGTTTGTGGGATCAAGTATGGTTGCTGGTTTAAGTACTGTGATACTTTCAAGAGATTTCTTGCAGTTAAAACCCAATTCGATTAGGTGACTCATATAATTTCTAGCCGGTAATAGGCCCCTCTCTGAACAATATCCCGCGTTATATagcattgttcgtcgcaaaagtgataccattgcattAGTAATGGCAACCTCACCCCCGACTGTGACGTTTAGAAGGGATTTAATCGGTCCGAGACTTCGTGCATGGAATGCCTTACTGTTACGTTTGGaatcccacggtatgattgctgcacccccatggggctctcacaggcgtttggattttgggccgtccgatcgagctgacgtggcgcgatctcagcCGGCCGTTCCGTTCCGGGCGCGAGGCCCTCGCGCGAACCCacattttatccatgggtcgtgtAAAAGCCCGCCCGGCCAGACCACTCGCGTGCTGAGACAAAACTGGAGACCCAAACCAAACCCTACCCATTCGCTCCACATCCTCCAATCCCCTCGCGTGAtgtcctccccaatcccctcgtctctctctcctctctcccaccctgctccgccgccatccaccctcctccaccaccgttcGGCTCTCCGTGCGCGTCTCTCCCGGTCACGGTGCGAGACATCGATTAGGCAGGTAGCCCATTCTCGActcggccaccaccgccgctcccaaccgccgccgccggccgacgaGGAGAGGCCAGGATGTTCTTCCACATCGTCCTGGAGCGGAACATGCAGCTGCACCCGCGCCACTTCGGCCCGCACCTCCGCGACAAGCTGGTCGCCAAGCTCATGAAGGACGTCGAGGGCACCTGCAGGTAGGGTTTCCGTCAAccccctcctccgcccgcccgcccCCTCCTCCAGCTCGCCGAGCCCTAGAGCCAGGGGCGCTGAATCTCATTGGCTGTACTGCAGCGGGCGGCACGGGTTCGTGGTGGCGATCacgggggtggaggaggtcgggaaGGGGCTCATCCGGGAGGGCACGGGCTTCGTCACCTTCCCCGTCAAGTACCAGTGCGTCGTCTTCCGGCCCTTCAAGGGCGAGATCCTCGAGGCTGTCGTCACCATGGTCAACAAGGTGGGCTTTTACTCGACTGCTGTATTGTGGCCTTCTTATCCGCAGGCGTGATGTGCTCTGCAGTGCCCGGTTTACTGAACTTCGATTGCTTGGTTCTGCAGATGGGGTTCTTCGCAGAGGCTGGGCCTATTCAGATCTTCGTGTCAAATCATGTGAGTGGCTTCTGTGCTTTTAATTGGAGCTGCTTTGTCAAACTGGTGGAGCAAATCGATAAACTTCAGAATTCTCTATGTGGTCAATTATTCAGtacaagctcttacaagttcttgttTACCTTTCACATTCTGGCTCACTGGGTGTGTTTTCTGCTTTTGTATGCAGCTGATTCCTGATGATATGGAGTTCCAATCTGGTGATGTGCCAAACTACACAACTTCTGATGGATCGGTATGCTTATTTTTGTACAAGTGGTTCCTATTATTCTTCTCGTTTGCACGTGCAGTTCTTACTTTGCTTTTGCTTTGGCATCTTTAGCCTGCTCTGCTGAGGAACATATTGTTTTGCCGAAGCTTTTCAAGTGGTTTGTGAAGCTCCTATGGTTACTTACATGCACATCATGAACAAATACATGTGTGATGGTCAGTACTCATTTGAAAAAAAACAATGGTAGTTGTGTTTCCATGGTCTGGTAATAATGTAGACTGAAGCTGCTCAGTTTTTTCAGTACTCCGATATTTTTATTGCCCAAAACCAAACTACTCACTCTGATCCATAGTTGTCAGTGATTTAGTATAACTTTATTCTAAAAATCTAAATGAGCGACAACTAATATCAATCGAAGGGAGTATAAGACTCAGTATGTAGTTATGTACTATGTAGCTTAGATCCAGGAAAAGTGCAATACTATGTATTTGTTCTGTAATCTTTTAAATGTTGTGTTTCGAAATCTATTGATAGAGGTGACTTTGCGCTTGCAAAATTACCGAAATCTAATGACCGATCATCTTCCTGGGTAATCAAATAATTTGTTGTATTTCTTGTGCATGTCACATTGTGTTCTTTGTACTATATTGCCCTGTCCCAGGTGGTAGGAACACATTGTTTTGATTGGTGTGACTTCATGATAATGCATTTTACTTCCACCGTTTGATTTTTTCCCGCATGTTGCATAGTAATGCAATTTCATTCATATGTGATTATCAATTCACTGCTTTCATTCCCATAGTTTTATACTGTTGTTTCCTCTGTTTGCTCTTTTGTATATTTCTCATGTTGATTTTTTCTTACGCAACTAATCTGATCCAAGAACTATGTATTATTTAATTTCGTTTGTGAATGCTACCTCTATATATGCTTGCTGATGTCTCTTCTTTGGAAATTAGTGCCTCTGAATCCACGATGGGAGTTGAGTCAAAACCAGATGAAGCTTGGGTGAAGAGAACAAGAAAAGATGATGGCTCCATGGTTTTGTACAGGATGCCAAAAATGTTAGGGATTCATCCGTCCAGACTGCAGTAAACCCTGTTCCAGGAGTTACCTGTTGTGAACCTGAATGGGTCCTCTTTATATACATAGCTATTGTTTTTATCGAGGTGGTACATAGCTGTTGTTATCTCCGAAGCATCTATAAGTACATCTTTCAGTATATTTTCCTATTTTTGATTCATGTATGTATTGCATTTCTCTTATGTACCATCTGCTGCTCCGCACATGACACCAAATTGTTACTGACGTATTTAATATCGAATTTGTCCCTAAAAACATCAAGGTCTACTGAATTTTGACTGTATATTTATTCCTCAATGTGTTATCACTCCCACTGTCTAATATGTTAGTGCATAAGATTtagaaggaaggcctcacaatgATATTTTCAGAAAATAAATATTTTGTTGTCTTATTGATTTGTTTGATTAAATGCGGATGCCTATAATATTCATTTTTAAAAACCTACAATGGTTGGACATTTATTCATCGTTGTtatacaaattttaaaattggTATGAATttaacgggatcgtgcgccaaggcgcaccccTAATCTAGTCCATTCAGTTGTCCGAGGGACATGATGAATTTCGTTGGAGCTTACACCCTAATGGGAAATTTTCTGTAAGTTCTTTATACAATGCTATTATCCAACCGGAAATACCAGTTGATAAAAACAAGAAggtttggaagatgaaaataccactcAAAGTTAAGATTTTTGCCTGGTATTTACGTCgaggagtaatcctaaccaaagataatcttgcgaAACGGAATTGGCATGGGAGTACGCATTGTGTTTTTTGTTAACACAACGATAcaattaaacacttgttcttccaatgccgctttgctaggtctatatggtcatgcatccaagtagcttctgatctgtatccttcgactagtgtcgccaatatctttggtaattggcttcatggtatagatcacatatttagaacgtttattagggtggggacgcttgccattatatggtcgctatggctgtgtagaaatgacaaagtttttaatgacaagaattgttctttcctgcaggttatctacagaggTACTGCTACTCTCCGTTCATGGTCTGCACTGCAGAAGGTGGAGAACcgtgacctgtttacggaggtttgTACACGGTTGAAggacacggcgagggatacttttttcctacatgggtggcagcataatctacggattgggcctCCGCCTTCTCCTTAGGCGATTTACATTGGCTCAAGTCAGATTTGTATTTTGCCTTTTTTAGTACTCCGGATTACTGAGACCTTTTAAACGGTTGTGTGCATAGCTAAGAGGTCGGGTGTAATTGGTTCaaagagtaataaagcgcccattataAAAAAAATTCTAGCCCGTTTCTTTTTttgctaaagagaatatattaatatcaaaagatatcaattacacccagcctctgcaacaacgcaccaccctaatggcactacggatgcacacaaccaaaaaatagaaaaaaaaaactaagaaacaaaagtcccgctatagtcgggcctaacaacaacaatacatccaccaccaagacaacacctccaAAAgcaatgcctccaagaagggaacggtgctctaacaccgtcatcgtctgatcaaagatcttaggttttcaccctgaagatagtccccgctctcaaaacaatgcctctaaTAAGGTCATTTGCCAGGCACAACtagttaaggctagaccttgggttttcaccctgaaaggtaggactctggacttcccactttcataccgctgatgtgaagcccggaacatcaagcaagtccctcaacagcgcggagacttgaacctcccttagctagtcttcccatccgaccttcatgatattctcttcttctgactttcatcatggatccatagtcacttgacacagaaaaagagcttcgcgccgctccctccaaaacCAAATGATCAGGAATAAAAGCATAggcgcgcgcgaccgaataccacccgatccagcaaactacaaGCAAAAGATGCGTTGTACCATTCACcggtggagccttccgaaactcaacactccggctaggtcttcatcttcgcagaagaagaaccctaggaccaccaccttcaaacccgaagtagacgaacaggcccccacgccgccatccgctgacCAACGATGACCAAGGAGAATTCAGTGGACGGCGGAagccgcaaccacaccatcctcaccccgcacatcgccgcccccttcctcgcgccgctAGCAGAAGCCGGCGATGGATCTTGGCGGGCCCAAGATGCAaaaaccgccgccaccaccatccatcgccggaggccgtggaggaggagccggcgccgCACATCCAGGGACGCCGCCCTAGACACGGAGCACGCCGAAGCCGGCCGCCGGTCGGCTCCTCCAACAACCCCGCGGGCACTTTGGCgctgggcccgccgccaccgtggccagcgCCGACGGCTGCGGCCGAGGGAGAGAAACGGAGGGAGGGGCGGCGAAAGGAGGGAGATCGGCCCCCCAGCGGCGCCCTGGGGAGCGCCACGGGAGGGGAGGGGTTATGTGCTCTAGCCCGTTTCTGGCTTAGCCTAGTGTGCCGTGGTGTATGAGTAATTTACTCTAAGCACTGGTTTCTGTACATGTGGTCTAGTTGGGCCTAAATTGCGGCGCCATTATATATGTTTTCTTAGGGACATAATGACATACATTCCTCCAAATTAAGTGATAATAAATAAATATTGTCACTCATATTTGTCTTGTCGGCTTCAACAAGAGAAATACGAACTGAGATTATATCACTACAATGATCTGTTCTACAGCAATTGAGCCTGTACTGCGACCGTGTGATCTCTTGATCTCCGGACCTTGCAAGACCCATGGTTAAACCGTGAGACACCTTCAGTTAAGTTGCGTTGCTGTCATACTTGGTTCTCTACACAGGCCAGGACACTCAAATTAAGCTGTAACAGATGAACATGTCACCAGCCACACCACCAAcatgatgttaatttgattttaGCAGCCTCTACCACACCCACACATACCTCTACCACGAGTTTCTAAATTACGCCAACATATATATACATCTTACACCTCAACTACGATGAGCTTATGCAGAGATACAAAGCTAACAAAAATAGCAGCAAAGCAACTTAAATAGCATCGAACACCAGACGAGGAAGGAGGAGGCAAATCAAGAAGCAGAGCGGGCATCACATCATGAAGGCCATGGAGTTAAGCCTGGAGAGGCGGCTCCACATGTCCTCTTCCCGGGAGGTGATCACCAGCCTCGGCGCGGTCATGCTCCGGTACAGCTCCTGGAGCTtggtgaggaggaggacgatgcgcCGGCACGGGACCAAGACGAGGGTCAGCGGGATGACCCAGATGCCCAGCTCAACCACCAGCATAGTCGTCGTAGTTCTTTGCCGGCCTCTGCAGAAAAAGAATGTCTGGAGCTAGTGGAGTGTGCTTTGCTCTTCACCCGCCGGTGGCTAAAGCTCTCCCTGTTCTTTATATATGGTGGAGCTAGGTTACAGTGGAGGGCACGCCATCCGAGCGGCCTTGATTTCTTGATATGATATTTGCACCATCTACTGTAACATGTGCTTTGTACTCGCTCTATGAGGTAAGGCTAAGCCTGTGGGGTTTTCCTCTCCACTCCACTTGATGGTGATTGATGAGTGATCTGAAATTAACTAGCGCATTTAGGGTCATAAACTGCCCTGTCTTTTCACTGCTTTGGGTAGTCTGGGATAAGCAACCTCTTGAACCAGTGCCTTCAGTGTCTACCACTTGGAAGGTTTGTAGGAGGATGCCTGTGTAAGGAAGCAAACCCCAAAAGTAGCAAGTAATTTGGTGCAGTCTGCTTTGTGCTTTATTGACAACCTTCATTTTT from Lolium rigidum isolate FL_2022 chromosome 4, APGP_CSIRO_Lrig_0.1, whole genome shotgun sequence encodes the following:
- the LOC124706038 gene encoding probable glutathione S-transferase GSTU6, producing the protein MAREGGLKLLGLTVSPFVLRVRMALQLKGLGYEYIEQDLFTKGELLLVSNPVHKKVPVLIHDGKPVCESLAIVHYVDEVWAATGPSILPADPYERADARFWAAYADSKLLPAWVGIMWAPTEEERAEKVEDTLTAIGHLEEAFGKCSNGKAFFAGDSVGYLDLVLGSQLFWFEALQKMFGVVVIEEGKAPLLAAWVKRFGQTDTAKEVVPDVDTAVQYLKKLQSHRPGSTVAQLLS
- the LOC124706039 gene encoding DNA-directed RNA polymerase II subunit RPB7-like, coding for MFFHIVLERNMQLHPRHFGPHLRDKLVAKLMKDVEGTCSGRHGFVVAITGVEEVGKGLIREGTGFVTFPVKYQCVVFRPFKGEILEAVVTMVNKMGFFAEAGPIQIFVSNHLIPDDMEFQSGDVPNYTTSDGSCL